The sequence caattccgtgggttttactggtgaatcaatgttgtagaagatgacagtgtttccacgttcactacaaagcctctgaacgtccaaatgggtcatatctgatgaccatgaaaagatgtaaaactgcattttacaccaattatttaccatacatggattgataggattagtggatcaacagacgTTAAACACTGTACATctttagatgattttggtcaatggtttatgtttaggtctttatgggttaaatatgtatgtatttctATATGTCTATGTAATATTGATAATTTTTTCCTATACTTACATCAGGCAACTGTAACCCCACagtttcctctgggattaataaagtattctgaatctgaataatttgacttcaggggccacatacagcccactaCGATCTCAGGTgagacagaccagtaaaataataataatttaataacttataatgtcaattccaaacttttctgtgactgaaaaaagtaaaattacatttcgaaaatatttacatctacaagctatcccttaaaacagatcacagtggatctacaaaggcaaaaaacacttagtaacaggcataaaagtgtaaaaattgctTTTACTTCTCATAAGGCgtttcagatttttcatatttgctcaggttatacactttttttatgaaaggatagtttgtaattgtaaatgttttcatgtaattttactgttttacactaaaacaaacagaaacatttggagttgtcattatttctaggttgttatgattgtattttactggttggactcagttgagattgaattgggctgtatgtggaccctgaattaaaatgattttgactgcCTTGACTTAATAtctcagtgtattttttgtatttcacaaattcatcccacaggctggattgaacCATTCTGGGGCCTGTTTTGGCCAGTGAGCCATATGTTTTACACCCCTGCCTGATATTGTCCAGTAGTTTACCATTAACGCTAGTTATCTTTTTGGCTGACACAAAATCTACTTTCACATTCTTCATTGTATGTGCATTTTATTCACAATCATCATTTAAGTGAGTTTGTTCTGTTTTCATCCACTAGCTataaagccatctactgatcaacCTGCTTCTGTTACGATCAATACAGAAAACAAGACATCCTCCCCTGTTGCTGAGAAGGTAAATTCATCACATATATGCACCTTCAGTAACAAAGACAAATCATTGTTTGATCATGTACATGGTTTTTTGTTAGTGTTCAAATGCAGCAAGCCCGGATGTCATCCTCatcaaagatgaagatgatgctGATGGATGCAGTTCAGTTGGAGGTGACGATTTGATTTTTTCCCCATCATGTATTAGAAAGAGAATTGTGTTTTAGAGGAGGTACCTAAACGTGTCACTGGGAAATAATGGATGGCATTTATTTCAGTCAGGCTCAATAATGTTGAAAATATACTCTAAAATAAAAAACATGCATccctaaaataaatataatattatattctTAATGTTTTCAAAGATTAGTGACAGGATGTGCATTTATTTGTGACAAATGTATTGATTCCAGCACTGAGTCACTACATCAGGGgatcctcaagagctactatcctgcatgttttagatgtatccttcttccaacacacctgatttaaatgataagcctatcatcaagctctgcaaaagcctgataacgaccatcaggtgggctggaagagggaaacatctaaaataggGGTGGCCAACCCAGGTCCTGGAGAACCACTATCTTACATGTTTTAgaagtttccctcttccagttcaccggacggtcattatcaggcttctgcagagcttgatgataggcttatcatttgaatcaggtgtgttggaagatggaaacttctgaaacatgcaggatagtggctctccaggaccagggttggtgacctctGCACTACAGTGGCTTGCAAAAGTATTCATACCACTTgaacttttccacattttgtcacaCTACGAccacaaatgtaaatatattttattggaattttatgtaaaagaccaacacaaagtggTATACAATTGTGAGGTAGAAAGAAAATGACACatgattttaatattattttacaaaTCGAAAACTGAAAAGTGTAGTGTGCAAAAGTATTCAGCCCCCTTTTCTCTGAGTGGAACCAATTCTCTTCAGAAGTGTCCTGATGATTACTGAATGATCAAGTGTTGGGCAAATGACTAAATAGAGTCCACCTGTGTGTAATCTAATCTCAGTACAAATACAGCTGTGCTGTGATGGCCTCAGATGTTTGTTAAGAGAATATTGGGAAGCAAACAACATCATGAAGTCCAAGGAACACACCAGACAGGTCAGGGATAAAGTTGTGGAGAagtttaaagcagggttaggctaTAAAAAGATTTCCCAAGCTTTGAATATCTCACGGAGCACTGTTCAATCCATCATCCAGAAATGGAAAGAGTATGGCACAACTGCAAATCTGCCAAGACACGGCCATCGACCTAAACTTACAGCCCGAACATAGAGAGCACTGATTAGAGATGCAGCCAAAAGGCCTATGGTTACTCTGGATGAACTGCAGAGATCCACAGCTCAGGTGGGGGAATCTGTTCACAGGACAACTATTAGTCGTGCACTGCACAAATCTGGCCTGTATGGAAGAGTGGCAAGAAGAAAGCCATtgttaaaagaaaacaacaaggAGTCCCATTTGGTGTTTGCCAGAAGCCATGTGGGGGACACAGCAAACATGGAAGAAGGTGCTCTGGTCAGATGAGACCAAAATTGGACTTTGCCTAAATGCAAAACGCTATGTGTGGCTGAAAACTAACACTGCACATCACTCTGAACACACCATCCCCACTGTCAAACATGGTGGCGGTAGCCAAGGCCGCCTTAATGCACGGGCTAACCGGGGCTGTAGCCCAGGGGCCTACTGACTTAAAGGGCCTATCATTTTTACGTACTCCATAAGCATAAAAACTAACATCgatttgtaatttgtcagttttcctgtctATCTTTTTATACGTACTGTACGCACGTCTGAAGCTGCATATTGATCCCAATTGGTAAGCCCCAGCCCGTGCAGGTGGAGTTAACAGCcacagagggggagaaggagggggagacaCAGATGAACCTTTCAGCAGTGACCCGGGTCGTTGGGGAAACAACTTTGACCAGCAACAGGTACGCGCATACTGGGTGAAAATGGGACCAGAGACCAGCCAAAATCCAGACACAGTGTGCATCAGAGCGTGTATACAAGCATCAGAGACGGGATTGTTCTAGAACTCATTTCAGCCGCAAACTAAATAACGGAGAGTGTGTTAGTAGAGAATGGCTGTTATTCACCATCAGCAggcagtgtgttttgttttgcatgcaaGATATTTGGTGAGAAAAATGAAAAGTCGGTATTTGCTAATCGGGGATATTCAGATTGGAAACATGCAGGTGATCGCACAGCAGAACACGAAACTGGTGACACCCACAGAAAGGCCATGATCACTTATATCAATCAAGCAGCTGGCCGTGGGACAGTGGACtcagaactaaaaaaaacagtttgatgagTGTGAATATTGGACACAGGTTCTACAGAGGGTTGTTGCTGTTGTGAAGTATTTAGCTGAGCATGGGCTAACTTTCAAGAGTGATAGCCACAGGTTTGGAGACACCAACAATGGAAATGATTTGGGCAGTATGGAACTGATCAGCCAGTTTGATCCTTTTTTAAAGgttcattttgaaaaatatggaAACGCTAGCAGAGGAACTCCATCCAACCtttctctaaatgtgtgtgagGAATTCATACAGCTGATGGCACAGAAGGTGCTGGATGAAAATATCAGTCGAGTGAAAGTTGCAAAGTATTTTGCTTTCAGTGTGGACCCCACACCAGATATTCCACATCTGGACCCGCTGACTTTCATTCTGTGCTATGTATCGCCAGAGGGCTGTATAGAAGAGCGCTTTGTAAAGTTCCTCCCCATTGAAAGCCATACAGGAGAAGCACTTTATCTCCAtgtcactgtccatggtgctgtgtgtgtttgtgtgagctgggggggggggggggggggttgagtttATGCCTATGTGCAGGTGCATGGGTTCTCAGGCTTTATAGTTtgatctgttgctgctgttaaataattgtttttcctgacagttgatggttggtgacaatttttatcatgaagtcaaacttccatccatcttggttacaatctactcgctgttgtagattaccaagatattatattttataatgaggCTTGGTAATTTTGAAGGATGGGACAGGGGGGCCTACAACACCTCCCTCAGCCCCGGGGCCTACCATTAGGTTAAGGTGGCCCTGGCGGTAGCACCATGCTCTGGGGATGCTTCTCTTCAGCAGGGACAGGGAAGATGGTCAGAGTTGATGGGAAGATAGATGGAGCCAAATACAGGACAATCTTGAAAGAAAACCTGTTGGAGTCTGCAAAAGACTTTAGACTGGGGCAGAGGTTCACCTTCCAGCAGGACAACAACCCTAAACATAAAGCCAAGGTTATGATGGAATGgtttaaaacaaaatatattcATGTTAGAATGGCCCAGTCAAAGTCCAGACCTAAATCCAATCGAGAATCTGTGGTAAGATCTGAAAACTGCCGTTCACAAATGCTCTCCATCTAATCTGACTGAACTTGAACTGCTTTGCGAAGaagaatgggcaaaaatttcaGTCTCTAGATGTGCAAAGCTGGTAGAGACATACCCCAAAAGACTTGCAGCTGTAATTGCAGCAAAAAGCGGTTCTACAAAGGGGGGCTGAATACTTTTGCACACTGCACGTTTcagtttttaatttgtaaaaaaaaataattcatgtATCATTTTCTTTCACAATTGTATGccactttgtgttggtctttGACACAAAATTCCAATAAAATACATTGTTTGTGGTTGTAActtgacaaaatgtggaaaacgTCAAGGGGTATGAATATTTTTGCAAGCCACTGTATGTGATAGGGAAGGTGACACTGAACCCTACTTTTTATTATTGAAACTATGGAGCCTCTTTGGTTtgatgacacatgagggaaagaAAAAGTTATGCGTGGCCATGAGTTCCTTATCTTGTTTCAatttgtgtggaaagtgcagatgtcaaactaatacAGTGAGGTCAATTGTGTTGAAAggacaaataaaactaaagttatgagacacaataaaaacatcattttttggCGATAGTATCATTACGTTGTGTGCGTGTTTGGCACATGAAGAGATGGTAAAAACTGGGTTCTAAGGGAATTTCATGCAAGCAGGAAGTACTTGCATGAACAAAAACCTGTCACTGCATTTCTGTTGGTGGATAAGTGCATGATATGGACCAATCAGATACTGTGCCATCTGCTGCACATAATCTGGTTGCTGCGCGACAACGAAAGTTGTGAAAGTAATGACGACAGGAAGGAGACAGTAATAGGATTAGCAAACTTCAAGATTTCAGAGATTTGTGCATATATAATGTTTAGCATTTAGTGTTACTTATGTCATGGCCACACATTACTAACTCACGGCcactcaatatttttttcctcacatgtcACCAAAAGGGCTCCGTGTTAAACACTTAGTCACAATGTTTTTTTTAGCCCATGAGTCAGAGTTTATGATGACAGTGTcattttgtggttttatttttcAGGCCAGAGTGACTTTGGAAACCACAGTGCTCAGGATGGTGTCGCAAAGGCTATTGAGTCTGTCGGTGTCTCCTGTCTGACTGATGGTGATGGGTTGCGAATTGTGAGTGTTCATGGTCGTGGACAAGGGCCTCTGAAAGACAACGAAAGCCTATTCACTGCCACTGAACTCCAGGCTTTTGGTTCCTTGTCACCTGACCCCAGTGTCACCCATGACAGTCTCCTAAATTTCACCCCGGGAAGCAATGAAACACTAAGTGGGATGCAGACAGACGGTACTGGGACGATGACAAATAACCAGGTGGAAAGAAATCACTCAACTCAAACTGCTTCACCTTTAACAAACAAGTTAAGAGCTGATGGTGCTGGAGGTCATTCCAGTCCTGTCAAACAGCTCAGCTCTGTCTTCTCTGGTCCCACCAAACCCCTGTACTGCAATTTCTGCCACGAACACTTCTCCAGCCGAGACGACCTGATAGCACACCGGGCGGCTCACACTGGTGAGTCACCTGTCACTTGTTCCATGTGCAGCAAGATATTTGTCAACAAGCATACGCTCAGCATCCACATGCGAATACACACTGGGGAGAAGCCGTACGTCTGCCCGCAGTGTGGGAAGCGCTTCACGCAGAACGGTGGCCTGAAGATCCACCTGAGGACTCATTCAGGGGAGAAGCCGTACACCTGCTCTGCATGTCCTGCCAGCTTCAACAATCCCAGCAACCTGCGCAGACACATGATCACACACAACAACTTCTGACCGAGGATCGAGGACAAACACTTCAAGGGCTTCTTCGTTCTTCAGCTGCATAGTTCAGCATTAGGGCTGGGTGACACAGACAAAAAACTGAATCTCAAAACTGGAACTCAAGACAAAACTTGATTCAATACAGTTTTCTGCACTGAAATTATATGCAGTATATGTGTAATATccgaaataacaacaataacccaAAAAGCACATGTAAGGGTGTGAGATATTTgttaaaatatacaataaataaacaaacaggttGTAATTTAATTCAATGAATTGAATTAATTAAATGTATTTCCCAGCCCTATTCAGCATGTACCATTTACTGTTATATTTTGGGGAAGTAGTTTTTAATCACTGTGTCATGGTCTGTATCTTTGTGTTTCTCATTTTACCACTATCATCATAGTAAAATGTACTTACTAAGTGCACTGATGTGTAGAGTGATGATCTTGTCAGTGAATTTAGCGGACTGCTGTGGGTTAGGTCTCTAAAGTGGACATAAAcataacagtaaaataaatacatgatgCAGCAACAAGTGATCAACATGGACAAAAACCCTGTGTGGTGGTAACTGTAGATTTTATAAAACATCAAGAAGAAATGGCTGGATTTGCATTACTTTTGATGaacttatttctgtttttttgctaATAACCTACACCAATTTAAAAGAATATATTTTTCACCATTATTTACCTGTTGTTTTAATATTACCATAAACACCAACcagtttttttattcttttattgttGTGTCCATTTTAATAAAGACATTAAAGGAACGGCTGCTAACTTGTATTTTGAggatttttttaagctttaaggTAAGCTATTATGGTCTTTTAAGGACGCCATCCATTAATGTTACATTAATGTCACAATTGTAATTTCTTGACATTAGTTCTAACATACCATGACTTGACATCATATGAACCTAGGATTTTGGCATATTATTAATGAGCTCCTTGATCAAAAATATTGTCAGACATttatttttgtgggtttttatgtGCATTGCAATCGAAACGCAAACTACCTCCACTTATGTCTGTTGCCACTTTTCCCTGTTACAAGCAGTAGTCAGCTGTAAGTGGATTCTGTCTGTAGATGTGTAGGCTGTGTATGCAGTTATAAATAAATATGGATTTGTACTTCAGCAGCTGGTGTCTGACATGTGGCTCTTTCATTTTGGACCTCTAGAGTgcagcattgtttttttgtttttagttagaATAGTGACTCAGGTTTAGGCCTATTCACATCACAGTGGGGGGactcttaaaaaaaaacttgGGTAAATTCCTTGCGTTGTTCCTCTTTCCACTCTGCCCACACTGCATGTATCTAGTTTCACAGTGATTTGCTCATGTTTTTTCCACCCAGATGCCTATCAAATCATAGATATAATAATCACCAATGGGCAATAATGTTATCTGCAAATGCTGTGGACAGGAAATAATGAATTAGGATTTATTTACAGTCATGAACCACAAACAGTTCATATGATCCAGACACATCAAGTgattacagaagaggattacaAGCATATGGTGATGTAGGAT is a genomic window of Sphaeramia orbicularis chromosome 10, fSphaOr1.1, whole genome shotgun sequence containing:
- the LOC115427718 gene encoding zinc finger protein 8-like, which encodes MCTNMPTGSLNLESQLLSIMDVLVKAAVAEISQLFSESSSSLRLHLTQSLKENESLRMRVKVMRSELFSLKLQTRTNRPASRFLPTRSNTPKPRNRTQAIKPSTDQPASVTINTENKTSSPVAEKCSNAASPDVILIKDEDDADGCSSVGGQSDFGNHSAQDGVAKAIESVGVSCLTDGDGLRIVSVHGRGQGPLKDNESLFTATELQAFGSLSPDPSVTHDSLLNFTPGSNETLSGMQTDGTGTMTNNQVERNHSTQTASPLTNKLRADGAGGHSSPVKQLSSVFSGPTKPLYCNFCHEHFSSRDDLIAHRAAHTGESPVTCSMCSKIFVNKHTLSIHMRIHTGEKPYVCPQCGKRFTQNGGLKIHLRTHSGEKPYTCSACPASFNNPSNLRRHMITHNNF